The nucleotide sequence AAAATATTCATTTTGTAACGTGTAATCACAAATCCTCCTTAATTATTAAATTTAATTGTCAACTGTGCATCCAACAGCTCTTATCTCAAAAGTAACTTTTTCAGCTTCAACAGAGTAACTTCTTGAAGGTTCTTCTGCAAAAAATGCAGAGTTAGATATGATTTTGATGTCTTCTAGGTCATTGAATACTAAATCTAACATTCTTTCATTTTTACTTTTGGATATGTTATAAAATTGGTCTTTTGAAAGCTTTGTTAGGAGTTTGTAATCATAAGTACCAATTGAAACCTCAATATTGAATATGAAAACAATGGTTCTAGGGTCTCTAAAGCTAACTATAGGCATTCCTCTATCTTCACTGCTAGCTACCGCTCTTGTTGTAGGTTCACTTGTAAGTTCTAACTTACCGCTTTGAATCTCATGGCCGCCAATAGAGAAAACTATGTTTCTTAAATCATAACATTGTGTCATTTCTTAAGTCTCCTTTAAGCTATTTAAGTAATTTTGTATATCTTGTGCTGTAATGTTTAGAAGAACTGCGTTCATAGAGTAGTTATAAGTAATCTCTACTGATAAGAAAAGCTTTAGAGCTTGTGTTGGTGATATTTGGGTTTTAAGATTAGAGTACGCAACAATTACACCCCTATCAATGAAACGTTTAAGCATACACTCAACAGCCGCACTGTAAGCATTGTCTCGCTTACCTGAGAGTTGCAATTCTGATAATTTACTATTTTGTCTGTTATTAAAATTCCATACTCTAATAAGCTGTGATGTAAGTTCATATTTGATATAATGATAAGTGAAAATTTCATCAATTGGAGCACCTTCAAGTGTGACTCCTTCTTTAAAAGCTTTAACACCATCAAGACCAGTCTCATTAAGCAGTGCATAAAAATTAATATTCGCGTTCCGAAGTTTAGAAATTGTATCATTATCAGTAATAGGCTCCAAGCTGCTAAATTTGAGTCCATAAGGATTAGCAGCTTGAAATATGCTAGCTTCATGTAAGTATTTAGATATAAATCTTAAGTGAAGATGTGCATCACCTTGTGAGTGGATAACAATAATTTTAGATTTAGAATTCGCACCATCTTTAAACAACTCTTTTACTTCAGATTCTTTTGTTGCAAATACAAAAAAGTGCTTATCGTCTTTAAAATGTGTATAATCATCTTTGTAAAGTACAAGCCCATCACCACCATCACTGTTATTTACGTAAGTGTTTATAAGTACAATAAATGTATATCTATTGTCTTTAAGCTCTGATTTT is from Borrelia puertoricensis and encodes:
- a CDS encoding DUF787 family protein; its protein translation is MPQDTISVNLVHSKLDINYVNYYTPLLVYKCSKIKVNTTTPKIKILNLNINSFERQIDVLEKEGSNSDDEFGKEKEYLKGAIQAFFSAGDSGLKSVKLLIYKEGTESKAIKSELKDNRYTFIVLINTYVNNSDGGDGLVLYKDDYTHFKDDKHFFVFATKESEVKELFKDGANSKSKIIVIHSQGDAHLHLRFISKYLHEASIFQAANPYGLKFSSLEPITDNDTISKLRNANINFYALLNETGLDGVKAFKEGVTLEGAPIDEIFTYHYIKYELTSQLIRVWNFNNRQNSKLSELQLSGKRDNAYSAAVECMLKRFIDRGVIVAYSNLKTQISPTQALKLFLSVEITYNYSMNAVLLNITAQDIQNYLNSLKET
- a CDS encoding DUF1463 family protein encodes the protein MTQCYDLRNIVFSIGGHEIQSGKLELTSEPTTRAVASSEDRGMPIVSFRDPRTIVFIFNIEVSIGTYDYKLLTKLSKDQFYNISKSKNERMLDLVFNDLEDIKIISNSAFFAEEPSRSYSVEAEKVTFEIRAVGCTVDN